The following proteins are co-located in the Citrobacter freundii ATCC 8090 = MTCC 1658 = NBRC 12681 genome:
- the hrpB gene encoding ATP-dependent helicase HrpB, translating into MTSLPVAAVVPELFTALDASPQVLLTAPTGAGKSTWLPLRLLEHGGIKGRIILLEPRRLAARNVAQRLAELLNEKPGETVGYRMRAQSCVGSQTRLEVVTEGVLTRMIQRDPELTGAGLVILDEFHERSLQADLALALLLDVQQGLRDDLKLLIMSATLDNGRLQQLLPDAPMIISEGRTFPVERRYQPLAAHLRFDEAVAIATAELLRHESGSLLLFLPGVGEILRVQEQLATRVGGDVVLCPLYGALTLAEQRQAILPAPQGKRKVVLATNIAETSLTIEGIRLVVDCAQERVARYDARTGLTRLITQRISQASMTQRAGRAGRLEPGICLHLLAKEQAERAAAQGEPEILQSDLSGLLMELLQWGCTDPEQLNWLDTPPAINLQAAKRLLQMLGALEGDRLSARGQKMAALGNDPRLAAMLVSTKNDDEAASAAKLAAILEEPPRGGSTDLAVAFSRNQPAWQQRSQQLLKRLNVRSGQPDIALLPLLLSQAFADRIARRRGQEGRYQLANGMGAMLDVDDALGRHEWLIAPLLLQGSASPDARILLALPLDIEALMQTCPELLQQSDTIEWDEAQGTLKALRRSRIGQLTVKVQPLAKPSEEELHQAMLNGIRDKGLSVLNWTPEAEQFRLRLQCAANWLPEYDWPAVDEDSLLKTLELWLLPHMSGVHSLRALKALNVGQALRGLLDWSMLQRLDSELPAHYTVPTGSRIAIRYHEDNPPVLAVRMQEMFGEANTPTIAQGRVPLVLELLSPAQRPLQVTSDLSAFWQGSYREVQKEMKGRYPKHVWPDDPANTAPTRRTKKYS; encoded by the coding sequence GTGACGTCGTTGCCCGTTGCCGCCGTAGTGCCTGAACTGTTTACCGCCCTTGATGCCTCGCCGCAGGTGCTGCTGACCGCGCCGACCGGTGCCGGGAAATCGACCTGGCTGCCGTTGCGACTGCTTGAACATGGTGGCATCAAGGGGCGGATTATTTTGCTGGAGCCGCGTCGTCTGGCGGCACGCAACGTGGCGCAGCGGTTGGCGGAGTTGCTGAACGAAAAGCCCGGTGAGACCGTGGGTTATCGCATGCGCGCGCAAAGCTGCGTGGGGTCGCAGACCCGGCTGGAAGTGGTGACGGAAGGCGTCCTGACGCGCATGATCCAACGCGATCCCGAACTCACTGGCGCCGGGTTAGTGATCCTCGATGAATTTCACGAACGGAGCTTGCAGGCCGACCTGGCGCTGGCGCTGTTGCTGGATGTACAGCAAGGTCTTCGTGACGATCTGAAACTATTGATCATGTCCGCAACGCTCGATAACGGGCGCTTGCAGCAGTTATTGCCCGATGCGCCCATGATTATCTCTGAAGGCCGCACATTCCCCGTCGAGCGACGGTATCAGCCGCTGGCGGCACATCTGCGTTTTGACGAAGCGGTGGCGATAGCCACGGCGGAGCTACTGCGCCATGAAAGCGGGTCGCTGCTGCTGTTTTTACCGGGCGTTGGGGAAATCCTGCGTGTGCAGGAACAACTGGCAACGCGTGTGGGCGGCGATGTTGTGTTATGTCCGTTGTACGGCGCGTTGACGCTGGCTGAGCAGCGTCAGGCGATTTTGCCCGCGCCGCAAGGTAAGCGCAAAGTGGTGCTGGCGACCAATATTGCCGAAACCAGCTTAACGATTGAAGGCATCCGGTTGGTGGTGGATTGCGCCCAGGAGCGCGTGGCGCGCTATGACGCGCGTACCGGTTTAACGCGGTTGATTACCCAGCGCATTAGCCAGGCATCGATGACACAGCGAGCCGGGCGAGCTGGTCGTCTGGAGCCAGGTATCTGCCTACATTTGCTTGCCAAAGAGCAGGCGGAAAGAGCGGCGGCGCAGGGAGAGCCTGAGATATTACAGAGCGATCTGTCCGGACTACTGATGGAGCTGCTGCAATGGGGATGTACCGATCCTGAGCAACTGAACTGGCTGGATACGCCGCCCGCTATTAACCTGCAGGCGGCAAAACGGCTGTTGCAGATGCTGGGCGCGCTTGAGGGCGACAGGCTCAGTGCCCGTGGGCAGAAAATGGCGGCTTTGGGTAATGATCCCCGTTTAGCGGCTATGCTGGTTAGCACCAAAAATGACGATGAAGCGGCATCGGCCGCAAAACTGGCCGCAATTCTGGAAGAGCCGCCGCGCGGGGGCAGCACCGATTTAGCTGTGGCGTTTTCACGAAATCAGCCCGCCTGGCAGCAGCGCAGTCAACAATTATTGAAACGGCTTAACGTACGCAGCGGGCAGCCCGACATCGCGTTGCTCCCTTTGTTGCTGTCGCAAGCGTTTGCCGATCGGATCGCCCGTCGACGTGGACAAGAAGGGCGCTATCAACTGGCCAACGGCATGGGCGCGATGCTGGATGTCGATGACGCCCTGGGGCGCCATGAGTGGCTGATAGCGCCGCTGTTACTGCAGGGTAGCGCATCGCCAGATGCGCGTATTTTGTTAGCGTTGCCGCTGGATATTGAAGCGTTGATGCAGACGTGTCCTGAACTGCTGCAACAGTCCGACACCATCGAATGGGATGAAGCCCAGGGAACGTTAAAAGCACTGCGTCGGTCGCGTATCGGCCAGTTGACGGTAAAAGTACAGCCGCTAGCCAAGCCCTCGGAAGAAGAGTTGCATCAGGCGATGCTGAATGGTATTCGCGATAAAGGGCTAAGTGTGCTCAACTGGACGCCGGAGGCCGAGCAGTTTCGGCTGCGTTTGCAATGTGCGGCAAACTGGTTACCGGAGTACGACTGGCCTGCGGTAGATGAGGATTCTCTGCTGAAGACGCTCGAGCTCTGGCTGTTGCCGCACATGAGCGGTGTGCACTCTTTACGCGCGTTAAAAGCACTCAATGTGGGTCAGGCATTGCGCGGTTTGCTGGACTGGTCAATGCTGCAACGTCTGGATAGTGAACTGCCAGCGCATTACACTGTGCCAACGGGAAGCCGGATTGCCATTCGCTATCATGAGGATAATCCTCCTGTATTGGCCGTTCGGATGCAGGAAATGTTTGGTGAAGCAAACACCCCGACTATCGCCCAGGGACGCGTGCCGCTGGTACTGGAGCTGTTGTCTCCGGCCCAAAGACCGCTACAGGTGACGAGCGATCTAAGCGCGTTC
- the thpR gene encoding RNA 2',3'-cyclic phosphodiesterase: protein MSEPKRLFFAIELPGAIREPIVHWRAEQFPAEAGRPVAAENLHLTLAFLGDVSAEKQQALSQLAGRIRQPGFTLKLDDAGQWLRSRVVWLGMRQPPRGLLQLANMLRAQAARSGCYQSPQPFHPHITLLRDAGHAVPIPPPGFGWSFPVTEFALYSSSFARGRTRYTQLQRWTLTE from the coding sequence ATGTCTGAGCCAAAAAGGCTGTTCTTTGCGATTGAATTGCCTGGCGCAATCCGTGAGCCAATTGTTCACTGGCGTGCGGAGCAGTTCCCCGCAGAAGCCGGGCGTCCCGTTGCAGCAGAAAACCTGCATCTGACGCTGGCCTTTTTAGGTGATGTCAGCGCAGAGAAGCAACAGGCGTTGTCGCAACTAGCCGGACGCATTCGCCAACCAGGTTTTACGCTCAAACTGGATGATGCCGGGCAATGGCTGCGCTCGCGGGTCGTGTGGCTGGGGATGCGTCAGCCACCGCGCGGACTGTTACAACTGGCGAATATGCTGCGGGCGCAGGCCGCACGCAGCGGATGTTATCAAAGCCCGCAGCCGTTTCACCCACATATCACGCTGCTGCGCGATGCCGGACACGCGGTTCCCATCCCCCCACCGGGCTTTGGCTGGTCATTTCCGGTCACGGAGTTCGCACTTTACTCCTCTTCATTCGCACGAGGACGCACGCGTTATACGCAGCTGCAACGCTGGACGCTGACTGAATAA